A region of Flavobacterium indicum GPTSA100-9 = DSM 17447 DNA encodes the following proteins:
- a CDS encoding cysteine desulfurase family protein has protein sequence MNKELIYLDNNATTQIDQRVLDAMLPYLTTNFANANSTHQFGVGAYNAVKEARKQVAEIIGAETNEIVFTSGATEAINLAIKGVAESYSDKGKHIITVETEHSAVLDTCKFLETKGFEVTYLPVQKNGLIDLDLFKSQLREDTILVSVMMVNNETGVIQPIKELAELTHGVEAIFMTDATQAVGKLELNVDELGIDLLCFSGHKIYAPKGVGALYVRQRANRIKIPALLHGGGHERGLRSGTLNVPGIVALGKACELAQKELEENLKQIKELRDYLEIQLLTIENSFVNGDTKNRLYNVTNICFVGADSEAVIMGLSNPENNLPLIAVSNGSACTSTSIDPSHVLIAMGLDENHAFNSIRFSLGKYNTKEELNIVINQVKTVVAGLRAMIF, from the coding sequence ATGAATAAAGAATTAATATACTTAGATAACAATGCAACTACCCAAATAGACCAAAGAGTTTTGGATGCAATGCTGCCTTATTTAACCACAAATTTTGCCAATGCAAATAGTACACATCAGTTTGGTGTTGGGGCATATAATGCTGTTAAAGAAGCAAGAAAACAAGTAGCAGAAATTATAGGTGCAGAAACAAATGAAATTGTTTTCACTAGCGGAGCAACAGAAGCTATTAACCTGGCAATAAAAGGTGTTGCGGAAAGTTATTCAGATAAAGGAAAGCATATTATTACGGTTGAAACGGAACACAGTGCAGTTTTAGATACTTGCAAATTTTTAGAAACTAAAGGATTCGAAGTTACCTATTTACCAGTTCAAAAAAACGGTTTAATTGATTTAGATCTTTTCAAATCACAGTTAAGAGAAGATACTATTTTAGTTTCTGTGATGATGGTTAATAATGAAACTGGAGTAATTCAACCCATCAAAGAGCTTGCTGAATTAACACATGGAGTTGAGGCAATTTTTATGACTGATGCCACTCAAGCAGTTGGTAAATTAGAACTAAATGTTGATGAATTAGGAATAGACTTATTGTGCTTCAGTGGACATAAGATATATGCTCCAAAAGGAGTTGGTGCTTTATATGTTAGACAACGTGCAAACAGAATTAAAATACCTGCGTTGCTTCATGGTGGTGGACATGAAAGAGGATTAAGAAGCGGAACACTTAATGTGCCAGGAATTGTGGCTTTAGGCAAAGCCTGTGAGTTGGCTCAAAAGGAATTAGAGGAAAATCTAAAACAAATAAAAGAGCTAAGAGATTATCTGGAAATTCAATTATTAACAATTGAAAACTCATTTGTCAATGGAGATACTAAAAACCGTCTTTACAATGTAACAAATATTTGTTTTGTAGGTGCTGACAGCGAAGCCGTTATAATGGGTTTAAGCAATCCTGAAAATAATTTACCTCTGATAGCTGTGAGTAACGGTAGTGCTTGTACTTCAACCAGTATTGACCCATCACACGTTCTAATTGCAATGGGTTTAGATGAAAATCATGCTTTCAATAGTATTCGTTTTTCATTAGGAAAATATAATACAAAAGAAGAACTTAATATAGTTATCAATCAGGTTAAAACAGTTGTTGCAGGATTAAGAGCTATGATTTTTTAA
- a CDS encoding DNA phosphorothioation-associated DGQHR protein 1 yields the protein MSFKELYAIRVSQPLCDFYVTSISATDLLKISFSEQLQYVDEKGKLQGNQRKVDDKRLKEIGRYIDSVEMSFPNAIILGANYNEDGEIIENEEIRWSFEQVEGNLFKIIIPSDAKLASIIDGQHRLKGFEDKYLTNKSRLNVDLPCSIFFDLPNSYQAFLFATINGNQKRVDKSLALEQFGFNVDDEPQHTWTPEKLAVYYTRKLNFKESPISGHIKIAPKIDKDLKKQIFQKEIEWTISTATIVDGILSLITSNPKRDRVEMAQENIWGKRSRSMVEKFKSDKSPLRNEYLNKKDDYIYEIINNYLSAVKETLWEDFDSKSYIFKTVGIQALFDLLRRILLKEKISEKSQFIKYLTPALKFDFSSSSVQASGIGRKDIRNALLLSSGIINEDMLTDNDNNKIKDFIRK from the coding sequence ATGAGTTTTAAAGAATTATACGCAATTAGAGTTTCACAGCCACTTTGTGATTTTTATGTAACTTCAATATCAGCTACAGATTTGCTTAAAATTTCATTTTCTGAGCAGTTACAATATGTTGATGAAAAAGGTAAACTTCAAGGGAATCAAAGAAAAGTCGATGATAAAAGACTGAAAGAGATAGGTAGATATATAGATTCAGTTGAAATGTCTTTTCCAAATGCAATAATTTTAGGTGCAAATTATAATGAGGATGGCGAGATAATAGAAAATGAAGAAATTAGATGGTCCTTCGAACAAGTCGAAGGGAATTTATTTAAAATAATAATACCCTCGGATGCTAAGTTAGCATCAATAATAGATGGTCAACATAGATTAAAAGGTTTTGAAGATAAGTATTTAACAAATAAATCTAGATTAAATGTTGATTTACCTTGCTCTATTTTTTTCGATTTACCTAATTCCTATCAGGCATTTTTATTTGCAACAATTAATGGTAATCAAAAAAGAGTTGATAAGAGTTTAGCATTGGAACAATTTGGTTTTAATGTTGATGATGAGCCTCAACATACATGGACTCCTGAGAAACTTGCAGTATACTATACTCGTAAATTAAATTTTAAAGAGAGTCCTATTTCAGGTCATATCAAAATTGCACCAAAAATTGATAAGGATTTAAAAAAACAAATTTTCCAAAAAGAAATTGAATGGACAATATCAACAGCAACTATAGTTGATGGTATTCTTAGTCTAATTACTTCAAATCCAAAAAGAGACAGGGTTGAAATGGCTCAAGAAAATATTTGGGGAAAACGCTCAAGAAGTATGGTTGAAAAATTCAAATCTGATAAATCCCCTCTAAGAAATGAGTATTTAAATAAAAAGGATGATTATATTTACGAAATTATAAATAACTATCTTTCAGCTGTAAAAGAAACTTTGTGGGAGGATTTTGATTCAAAATCATATATATTTAAGACAGTTGGTATTCAAGCTCTTTTTGATTTATTAAGAAGAATCCTTTTAAAAGAAAAGATTTCTGAAAAAAGTCAGTTCATTAAATATCTAACACCAGCATTGAAATTTGACTTTAGTAGTAGTAGTGTTCAAGCATCTGGAATAGGACGAAAAGACATACGAAATGCATTATTACTTTCATCTGGAATAATTAATGAGGATATGCTAACCGATAATGACAACAATAAAATTAAGGATTTTATACGTAAATAG